The Chryseobacterium aureum genome contains a region encoding:
- a CDS encoding chorismate-binding protein, with product MIYFKLPFDERLLSADEKNTKNAVNFFSYDGLDQISFKGDILEINPAEFDNISISSETLNNDTTNSSAETKEEYCNTLQQVIEVIKENNLPKLVYSRRKIVTDFNAINYRESFKNLSTSYPNAFRYLFNDGQNAWMGAFSEVLGKYSKLTHEFETMALAGTLPIAEEWSEKEIEEQKPVSTYILDILKKYSDHVEQSETYDHVSGNIKHLRTDFKTTIRPEDLDRIIQDLHPTPAVCGIPKDFCNENIRQYEKFPREFYAGYIKVETEESILYFVNLRCARLYKDAVHIFVGGGITAQSNPEKEWRETELKSEAILKNLVIS from the coding sequence ATGATTTATTTCAAACTTCCCTTCGACGAGAGACTGCTGTCTGCTGATGAAAAAAACACTAAGAATGCCGTTAACTTTTTTTCTTATGATGGCTTAGATCAGATCAGCTTCAAAGGGGATATTTTAGAAATAAATCCTGCCGAATTTGACAATATCTCCATCAGCAGCGAAACACTGAACAATGACACTACCAATTCTTCTGCTGAAACCAAAGAAGAATACTGCAACACTTTACAACAGGTCATTGAAGTGATTAAAGAAAACAACCTTCCTAAGCTTGTTTATTCAAGGAGGAAAATCGTTACAGATTTCAATGCCATCAATTACAGAGAGAGCTTTAAAAACTTGTCTACATCTTACCCCAATGCTTTCAGATATCTGTTTAATGACGGGCAGAATGCCTGGATGGGAGCTTTTTCAGAAGTTTTAGGAAAGTACAGTAAATTAACCCATGAATTTGAAACCATGGCCCTTGCCGGAACCCTTCCCATAGCTGAAGAATGGTCTGAAAAGGAAATAGAAGAGCAAAAACCTGTAAGCACCTATATTCTTGATATCCTTAAGAAGTATTCAGACCATGTAGAACAATCAGAAACGTACGATCATGTATCAGGAAATATTAAACATTTACGTACAGATTTTAAAACAACTATCCGCCCGGAAGATCTTGACCGTATTATTCAGGATCTGCACCCTACTCCTGCCGTTTGCGGGATTCCCAAAGATTTCTGCAATGAAAATATCCGTCAATATGAGAAATTCCCCCGTGAATTTTATGCCGGTTATATCAAAGTGGAAACCGAAGAAAGTATACTTTATTTTGTGAATCTACGTTGTGCAAGACTGTATAAAGATGCTGTACATATTTTTGTAGGAGGTGGCATCACCGCGCAAAGCAATCCCGAAAAAGAATGGAGAGAAACGGAGCTTAAATCTGAAGCGATCTTGAAAAACTTGGTTATTTCTTAG
- a CDS encoding 1-acyl-sn-glycerol-3-phosphate acyltransferase encodes MKKLIGKAMLKILGWKVVLQGDVNNLNRCILVVAPHTHNMEYILGNFAYWSLEKPLKIIIKDAHTKAWYGSIVKGLGGIGIDRSQKNDLVNFVANQFAKEDFSLVITPEGTRSWVPKWRKGFYHMALAAKVPIVLAAGDFKRNIVYLGYTIPYERIASVPFSEIMQEIQDYYVKNDIVPKVPENWNPNIMGTEQN; translated from the coding sequence ATGAAAAAGCTGATAGGCAAAGCAATGTTAAAAATATTAGGCTGGAAAGTCGTTCTGCAGGGCGATGTCAACAACCTGAACAGGTGTATCCTTGTAGTGGCACCGCATACCCATAATATGGAATACATTTTAGGAAACTTCGCCTATTGGTCACTGGAAAAGCCTTTAAAAATTATCATTAAAGATGCGCACACCAAAGCCTGGTACGGAAGTATTGTAAAAGGTCTTGGAGGGATTGGTATAGACAGAAGCCAGAAAAATGATCTGGTAAATTTTGTAGCCAATCAGTTCGCAAAAGAAGACTTCAGCCTGGTCATTACTCCCGAAGGAACACGAAGCTGGGTTCCGAAATGGAGAAAAGGATTCTATCATATGGCACTTGCGGCAAAAGTTCCTATTGTACTGGCTGCAGGGGATTTTAAAAGGAATATCGTCTATCTGGGGTATACCATCCCCTACGAAAGAATAGCTTCCGTTCCTTTTTCAGAAATTATGCAGGAAATCCAGGACTATTATGTAAAAAATGACATTGTTCCTAAAGTCCCTGAAAACTGGAATCCTAATATTATGGGAACTGAACAGAATTAA
- a CDS encoding uracil-DNA glycosylase, with translation MTWTEILAPIKKTEYFTTLWEKVKNEYATTKVFPPKNQIFRALELTAFDDVEVVIIGQDPYHNDYQANGLCFSVSEQVTAPPSLKNIFIELKDDLGVVRTSKELDDWGRQGVLLLNATLTVRAHSPNSHKDLGWEKFTNFIIKEISDKKENVVFVLWGAFAQKKAELIDPAKHFILKSAHPSPFSVYRGFFGSKPFSKINEYLISKGKKPISW, from the coding sequence ATGACCTGGACAGAAATTTTAGCCCCGATAAAAAAAACTGAATACTTTACCACCCTTTGGGAGAAAGTGAAAAATGAATATGCAACAACAAAAGTTTTCCCTCCCAAAAATCAGATTTTCAGAGCACTGGAGCTCACAGCTTTTGATGATGTGGAAGTGGTGATTATTGGTCAGGATCCTTATCATAATGACTACCAGGCAAATGGGTTGTGCTTTTCTGTTTCTGAGCAGGTTACTGCACCACCTTCTCTAAAGAATATTTTTATTGAGCTAAAAGATGATCTTGGCGTGGTAAGAACTTCAAAAGAACTTGATGACTGGGGAAGACAGGGCGTTTTACTATTAAATGCAACCCTAACGGTTCGGGCTCATTCACCTAATTCTCACAAAGATCTGGGCTGGGAAAAGTTTACTAACTTTATTATCAAGGAAATTTCAGACAAAAAAGAGAATGTGGTTTTTGTATTGTGGGGCGCTTTTGCACAAAAAAAAGCCGAACTGATAGATCCGGCTAAACATTTTATTCTGAAATCGGCACACCCTTCACCATTTTCTGTTTACAGAGGTTTTTTCGGAAGTAAGCCTTTTTCGAAGATTAATGAATATCTTATTTCCAAAGGAAAGAAGCCTATTTCTTGGTAG
- a CDS encoding ATP-binding cassette domain-containing protein has protein sequence MSKLHVDSVTKSFGDRKILQDIYIGCETGKVVGLLGRNGTGKSTLLKIIFGTEQGDNQFIKYDHTILKNISDRKNRISYLPQDLFLPKYIKIKNLIPLFCNPKNTELLFTSEFVQPFLDQKPKNLSTGEQRIIETLMIIYSEADFILLDEPFHSLSPKITEELKKYIRQESARKGFIISDHHFKDVLDISDHILLLSEGHLKQIQDLSELQRYNYLPKCI, from the coding sequence ATGAGTAAGCTTCATGTTGATAGTGTAACAAAATCTTTTGGTGACAGAAAGATCCTTCAGGATATTTATATAGGATGTGAAACCGGCAAGGTTGTAGGGTTACTGGGCAGAAACGGGACCGGAAAATCGACACTGCTCAAAATCATATTTGGAACGGAACAGGGTGATAACCAGTTTATAAAATATGACCATACCATTCTGAAAAACATTTCCGACAGAAAAAACAGAATCTCCTACTTACCCCAGGATCTTTTTTTGCCAAAATATATAAAGATTAAAAATCTGATTCCGCTTTTCTGTAACCCCAAAAATACTGAGCTACTTTTTACTTCAGAATTCGTACAGCCTTTCCTTGATCAAAAGCCTAAAAATCTCTCTACAGGTGAGCAGAGAATCATAGAAACTCTTATGATTATTTACTCTGAAGCAGATTTTATATTGCTGGATGAGCCATTTCATAGCCTTTCCCCGAAAATCACTGAAGAGCTAAAGAAATATATCCGACAGGAATCAGCCCGTAAAGGATTTATTATTTCTGATCATCACTTTAAAGATGTTCTGGATATCTCTGATCATATATTGCTGCTTTCTGAAGGCCATCTCAAACAAATACAAGATTTAAGTGAACTGCAGCGCTATAATTATCTTCCGAAATGCATTTAA
- a CDS encoding acyl-CoA thioesterase: MTTEERIEASETRIFKAVFPNTTNHYDTLFGGTAMQLMDEVAFITATRFARKRVVTVSSDKIDFKKPIPAGTIVELIGKVSYVGKTSMKVNVEIYTEQMYSYEREKAIVGDFTFVAIDEFKKPIQIL; encoded by the coding sequence ATGACTACAGAAGAAAGAATTGAAGCCTCCGAAACCAGAATCTTTAAAGCGGTTTTCCCTAACACAACCAATCATTATGATACCCTTTTTGGTGGTACGGCCATGCAGCTGATGGACGAAGTAGCTTTTATTACTGCTACCCGATTTGCCAGAAAAAGAGTGGTAACGGTAAGCAGTGACAAAATAGATTTCAAAAAACCTATTCCTGCCGGAACCATTGTGGAATTAATCGGGAAAGTTTCCTACGTAGGAAAAACCAGTATGAAAGTAAACGTTGAAATCTATACCGAACAAATGTATTCTTACGAAAGAGAAAAAGCCATTGTGGGTGATTTTACTTTTGTAGCAATCGATGAATTTAAGAAACCCATCCAAATCCTATAA
- a CDS encoding PaaI family thioesterase yields MKGQTKEEILAFINNWGEVTLAKTLEIKFIDIDLENETLTATMPVLPRTHQPFGIMHGGASCVLAETLGSSLSNIFIDGDKYYGVGTNINSNHLRSKKDGIVTATARFIRKGKTMHVSEIEIRDEKGVLINHTTMTNNIINR; encoded by the coding sequence ATGAAAGGTCAGACAAAAGAAGAAATATTAGCATTCATCAACAACTGGGGAGAGGTAACGCTTGCCAAAACCCTTGAAATAAAATTCATCGATATTGATCTCGAAAATGAAACCCTTACTGCTACGATGCCGGTTCTTCCGAGAACTCATCAGCCGTTTGGGATTATGCATGGAGGGGCAAGCTGTGTTCTGGCTGAAACGTTAGGGTCAAGCCTGTCTAATATCTTTATCGACGGTGATAAATATTACGGAGTGGGAACCAATATTAATTCCAACCACTTACGAAGCAAAAAAGACGGCATTGTAACCGCTACCGCACGTTTTATCAGGAAAGGAAAAACAATGCATGTTTCTGAAATTGAAATCCGTGATGAAAAAGGAGTCCTGATCAATCATACTACGATGACAAATAATATCATCAACAGATAA
- a CDS encoding PadR family transcriptional regulator — MNTENTKAQMRKGILEFCILSLINNREMYVSDLIDELKKGKLDVVEGTLYPLLTRLKNGEFLSYRWEESTGGPPRKYYQITEKGKLFLDELLNTWNELTASVNQITQQN; from the coding sequence ATGAATACCGAAAATACCAAAGCGCAAATGCGAAAAGGAATTCTGGAATTCTGTATTCTAAGTCTCATCAATAACAGAGAAATGTATGTTTCTGATCTTATTGACGAACTGAAAAAAGGAAAACTGGATGTAGTGGAAGGGACCCTCTACCCTCTTCTCACAAGACTTAAAAATGGAGAATTTCTCTCTTACAGATGGGAAGAATCTACAGGAGGACCTCCCAGAAAATATTATCAGATCACAGAAAAAGGAAAACTTTTCCTGGATGAACTTCTCAATACATGGAATGAACTGACAGCCTCAGTAAACCAAATCACCCAACAAAATTAA
- a CDS encoding endonuclease MutS2, translated as MYIDKEDLDELEFPQLLAEISPFAYSPKTREKILQLRPMEIDEAELSLKKTSEYLSSFESSNAIPFDEYEDIESELKLMLIENYRLENAAFIRIKTITEQIGKLQKFFPTMPETFPTLLEEVSVLEFRKEIIDKVDKVFNRFGEVKSEASPALKGIRTEIQHAKKAIQENFNRALTTYGQSDFLDDIRETIIDDQRVLAVKSGFKKRVAGRTLGISKTGSITYIQPDSVVKHYFKLRENEEEEKKEIDKVLRKLTAELAEFQPQLWRYQVYIFDLDLTRAKAKFGELINGVLPKINHHKTLRLKDAYHPLLWLRNKIENKIIHPQTLTLTDHNRIICISGPNAGGKSITLKTVGLLQLMIQSGILVPVHPKSEMFFFEKIMTDIGDNQSIENHLSTYSSRLKKMSGIIREADANTLLLIDEFGTGSDPELGGALAESFMEFFYDKKSFAIITTHYTNIKLVIEQLPNAQNAAMLFNEETLEPMYKLEVGQAGSSFTFEVAEKNKIPRFIIHSAKKKVEHDIVNLDKTIVKLQQEKFEVEKLKSDLAERKESVEDKRDNLQKLNDQLQQKLFNFQKLYEEEHRKLQFGNKIEAFIDSYTKGKSRKDVVKDFVKLLEQEKFRKLGSDKDESKRLQVVKRKITQQLKKEEVIEKIAETNERLEEQRKTDRSLWMKIGQRVRITGSTSVGTIEKISRNKVIVNYGTFKTTIDADELERI; from the coding sequence GTGTATATAGATAAAGAAGATTTAGACGAATTAGAGTTTCCGCAATTGCTCGCGGAAATCTCCCCATTTGCGTATTCTCCGAAAACAAGAGAAAAAATTCTTCAACTTCGTCCGATGGAAATTGACGAGGCGGAACTTTCATTAAAAAAAACGTCAGAATATCTGTCCAGTTTTGAAAGTTCAAATGCGATTCCGTTTGATGAATATGAAGATATTGAAAGTGAGCTGAAATTGATGCTGATTGAGAACTACCGCCTGGAAAATGCTGCTTTCATCAGAATAAAAACCATCACGGAACAGATCGGAAAACTTCAGAAGTTCTTCCCTACCATGCCGGAAACATTTCCTACATTATTAGAAGAGGTTTCTGTGCTGGAATTCAGAAAAGAGATCATTGATAAGGTAGATAAGGTTTTTAACCGTTTTGGTGAGGTAAAAAGTGAGGCCTCTCCTGCTTTGAAAGGGATAAGAACTGAAATTCAGCATGCTAAAAAAGCGATTCAGGAAAATTTCAACCGTGCGCTTACCACCTACGGGCAGAGTGATTTTTTGGATGACATAAGGGAAACCATTATTGATGACCAACGGGTTCTGGCGGTAAAGTCAGGATTCAAAAAAAGAGTTGCCGGCAGAACGCTAGGCATCTCCAAAACAGGTTCCATTACTTATATTCAGCCGGACAGCGTTGTAAAGCATTACTTCAAGCTTCGTGAAAATGAAGAGGAGGAGAAAAAAGAAATTGACAAAGTTCTCCGTAAGCTGACTGCAGAGCTCGCAGAATTCCAGCCTCAGCTATGGAGGTATCAGGTTTATATTTTTGATCTTGATCTTACGAGAGCTAAAGCGAAATTTGGTGAATTGATCAACGGAGTTCTTCCCAAGATCAACCATCATAAAACACTGAGATTAAAAGATGCTTATCATCCCCTGTTATGGTTAAGAAATAAGATTGAGAACAAAATTATCCATCCGCAAACGCTGACTTTAACGGATCATAACAGAATCATCTGTATTTCCGGTCCGAATGCCGGTGGAAAATCAATTACTTTAAAAACGGTTGGATTATTACAGCTGATGATTCAGAGTGGTATTCTGGTTCCGGTTCACCCGAAATCTGAAATGTTTTTCTTTGAGAAAATCATGACTGATATTGGCGACAACCAGTCTATTGAAAACCATTTATCCACCTACTCATCGAGGTTAAAGAAAATGTCCGGAATCATCCGTGAGGCTGATGCCAATACGCTTTTACTGATTGACGAATTTGGTACCGGTTCTGATCCTGAACTTGGAGGTGCCCTGGCAGAAAGTTTCATGGAGTTTTTCTATGATAAAAAGAGTTTTGCCATTATCACCACCCACTACACTAACATCAAACTGGTGATAGAACAGCTTCCCAATGCCCAGAATGCGGCCATGCTCTTCAATGAGGAAACACTGGAACCCATGTACAAGCTGGAAGTAGGACAGGCAGGAAGTTCATTTACTTTTGAAGTTGCGGAAAAGAATAAAATTCCAAGATTTATTATCCATTCTGCCAAGAAAAAGGTAGAGCATGATATCGTTAATCTGGATAAAACGATTGTAAAGCTGCAGCAGGAAAAGTTTGAAGTGGAAAAACTGAAGTCTGATCTTGCGGAAAGGAAAGAATCTGTAGAAGATAAGCGTGATAACCTTCAGAAACTGAATGACCAGCTTCAGCAGAAATTATTCAATTTCCAGAAACTGTATGAAGAGGAGCACCGTAAACTTCAGTTCGGTAATAAGATTGAGGCATTCATTGACAGCTATACCAAAGGAAAATCCAGGAAGGATGTTGTAAAAGATTTTGTAAAGCTCCTGGAGCAGGAAAAATTCAGGAAACTGGGAAGTGACAAGGATGAATCTAAACGGCTTCAGGTTGTAAAGAGAAAAATCACCCAGCAGCTGAAAAAGGAAGAAGTGATTGAAAAAATTGCTGAAACGAATGAAAGACTGGAAGAGCAACGTAAAACCGACCGTTCTTTGTGGATGAAAATCGGGCAGCGTGTCCGTATTACCGGAAGCACCAGTGTAGGAACTATTGAAAAAATTTCAAGAAACAAAGTGATTGTCAATTACGGAACTTTTAAGACTACGATTGACGCGGATGAACTTGAAAGAATTTAA
- a CDS encoding GNAT family N-acetyltransferase has translation MKLETERLILKDINESHVEDILRIRSNEVINQFVIRNSPKNNYDALQFILTIKERTKNNQTVYLGISLKGQPNLIGTICLWNFSEDRKTAEVGYELLPKYHRQGIMSEALKAVLDFGFNELHLDEIVAITHTFNENSKGILLKHDFVLLEGEKDEGFPDNIIFSLKKISGK, from the coding sequence ATGAAACTGGAAACCGAAAGATTAATACTGAAAGACATCAACGAAAGCCACGTTGAGGATATTTTACGCATTAGAAGCAATGAAGTCATCAACCAGTTTGTCATAAGAAATTCACCGAAAAATAATTATGACGCACTCCAGTTTATTTTAACCATTAAAGAAAGAACTAAAAACAACCAAACCGTTTATTTGGGTATTTCTTTAAAAGGCCAGCCGAATCTTATCGGAACAATCTGTCTCTGGAATTTTTCTGAAGACAGAAAAACAGCAGAAGTAGGTTATGAATTATTACCAAAATATCACAGACAGGGAATAATGTCCGAAGCTTTAAAAGCGGTTTTAGATTTTGGTTTTAATGAATTACATTTAGACGAAATTGTAGCCATTACCCATACATTCAATGAAAACTCAAAAGGCATTCTTTTGAAACATGATTTTGTTTTGCTGGAAGGTGAAAAAGATGAGGGGTTCCCGGATAATATTATTTTTAGTCTGAAAAAGATCTCTGGAAAATAA
- a CDS encoding XAC2610-related protein yields the protein MNILNKYKHLSAFLLLGPLCFGQYQFEVKNVSKSYDAVIHVENCYDDRCGGRGTVELFDHKNSKIQTFVSEDLVLYTEQGQKPIQGKLIPLLKDQRAVIIDDFNFDGTEDVAIRNGNMGNYSGASYDVYVYNKTKLGFVKSDELTELGSNGLDIFDVDAKRKRLISYGKSGCCDLFTTEYAVIPNKGLDKVLEKEEDMTVEGKVKVITKEKINNKWVTRTKVYPSDQYNRNKK from the coding sequence ATGAATATTTTGAATAAGTACAAGCACTTATCGGCATTTCTTTTATTAGGTCCCTTATGTTTCGGGCAATATCAGTTTGAGGTTAAAAATGTATCCAAAAGCTATGATGCTGTCATCCATGTAGAAAATTGTTATGATGACAGATGTGGTGGAAGGGGAACGGTGGAATTGTTTGATCATAAAAACAGCAAAATACAGACTTTTGTCTCAGAAGATCTGGTTTTATATACAGAACAAGGTCAAAAACCGATCCAGGGGAAATTGATCCCCCTTTTGAAAGATCAGCGTGCCGTAATTATAGATGACTTTAATTTCGATGGAACGGAAGATGTTGCGATAAGGAACGGAAATATGGGAAATTATAGCGGGGCATCTTATGATGTATATGTCTACAACAAGACAAAATTGGGTTTTGTAAAAAGCGATGAACTTACAGAGCTGGGTTCAAACGGTCTGGATATTTTTGATGTTGATGCCAAGCGTAAACGTCTTATTTCTTATGGAAAGTCTGGCTGCTGCGATCTTTTTACCACAGAATATGCTGTAATACCGAATAAAGGACTTGATAAAGTACTGGAAAAAGAAGAAGATATGACGGTAGAAGGCAAAGTAAAAGTAATTACAAAAGAAAAAATAAACAATAAATGGGTGACCAGAACCAAGGTATATCCGTCTGATCAATATAACAGAAATAAGAAGTAA
- a CDS encoding PspC domain-containing protein, whose product MNKTLSIGLAGFSFTIEEHAYIKLSDYLNALRSSLDASEADEVMHDIEIRMVEIFKDSLGKREVINDTDVEKVIAQIGSPEKIEEQEEAYFSEKTSARNYNSGTSYTDKKQLFRDPEKQKVAGVCAGLAQYVGMDITTMRAIWLGIFILGIFTAAISSSLIGLLYVILWIVLPKAETAADFLKMQGKPMNFDNLKNESNKLVQFANESTQRVGEIYNENKPYISNASSGVWNIFKYIVGGFFVLMAVGSIIGVFVLFALFAMDTDFPGANEIRFYMDDQGLDKVLAAMMVIGSLIPAILFSLLSIKIFSPKTKLRNIGWVIGGLFLLLIGLGTYFGISMAKKDMIYRGSKEDVENVAINTTSDTVYVDVKQINIPQNFKGYNNDIYSDKRTVYEEDYISVDVTRKPDIKTPYLIIKKEGKGYNFPIQMTVPVEIVNNKVLLPNYIKYPYEHRFRDYSLNYELVVPQKTVVISMKKDGIHIDGDLDGDGINDDDQDRDEDHNGVRIEKNKITVNGSSIEYNSDDKDSIIVNGKKVPNNQAKKVIDSAVSNIKKSNKDMDIKIKDGKNEISIQTK is encoded by the coding sequence ATGAACAAGACACTCTCAATAGGACTCGCAGGTTTTTCTTTTACCATAGAAGAACACGCATATATAAAGCTCAGCGATTACCTGAATGCTCTGAGAAGCTCTCTGGATGCTTCTGAGGCAGATGAAGTAATGCATGACATAGAAATAAGAATGGTAGAAATCTTCAAAGATTCTTTAGGAAAACGTGAAGTGATTAACGATACCGATGTAGAAAAGGTAATTGCACAGATCGGAAGCCCTGAAAAAATAGAAGAACAGGAAGAAGCTTATTTTTCTGAAAAAACATCTGCCAGAAATTATAATTCAGGAACCAGCTATACCGATAAAAAACAACTGTTCCGTGATCCGGAAAAACAAAAAGTAGCAGGAGTTTGTGCCGGTTTAGCGCAATATGTAGGAATGGATATTACTACCATGAGAGCAATCTGGCTGGGAATATTCATATTAGGAATCTTCACCGCAGCCATCTCATCTTCCCTGATTGGTCTTTTATATGTAATCCTTTGGATCGTACTTCCAAAAGCTGAAACAGCAGCAGATTTCCTGAAAATGCAGGGAAAGCCTATGAACTTCGACAATCTTAAGAATGAGTCTAATAAATTGGTACAGTTTGCCAATGAATCTACTCAGAGGGTCGGAGAAATCTATAACGAAAACAAGCCTTACATCAGCAACGCAAGCAGCGGAGTATGGAATATTTTCAAATACATCGTAGGAGGATTCTTTGTACTGATGGCGGTAGGAAGCATTATCGGAGTATTTGTATTATTTGCCCTTTTCGCAATGGATACAGATTTCCCGGGAGCCAACGAAATCAGATTTTATATGGATGATCAGGGACTTGATAAAGTACTGGCAGCTATGATGGTCATCGGGAGCTTAATTCCGGCAATCCTTTTCAGCTTATTGAGCATCAAGATCTTCTCTCCAAAAACAAAACTGAGAAATATCGGATGGGTAATCGGAGGCTTATTTCTTCTTCTGATCGGGCTTGGAACTTACTTCGGAATCAGCATGGCCAAGAAAGACATGATCTATAGAGGCAGTAAGGAAGATGTGGAAAATGTTGCCATCAATACTACTTCAGATACAGTGTATGTGGATGTGAAACAGATCAACATCCCTCAGAATTTCAAAGGGTATAACAATGATATTTATTCTGATAAAAGAACCGTTTATGAAGAAGATTATATTTCTGTAGACGTTACAAGAAAACCGGATATTAAAACCCCTTATCTGATCATTAAAAAAGAAGGAAAAGGATATAACTTCCCGATCCAGATGACGGTTCCTGTGGAAATTGTAAACAACAAAGTACTTCTTCCTAACTACATCAAATATCCATACGAGCACAGATTCAGAGATTACAGCCTGAATTATGAACTTGTAGTTCCGCAAAAAACCGTTGTTATTTCTATGAAAAAAGATGGTATCCATATAGATGGTGATTTAGACGGAGATGGTATCAATGATGATGACCAGGACAGGGATGAAGACCACAACGGGGTAAGAATTGAAAAAAATAAAATAACGGTAAACGGTTCAAGTATTGAATACAACTCTGATGATAAGGACAGCATCATTGTAAACGGTAAAAAAGTTCCGAACAACCAGGCAAAGAAAGTAATTGATTCTGCAGTGTCCAACATCAAAAAATCCAATAAAGATATGGACATCAAAATCAAAGACGGAAAAAACGAAATTTCCATACAGACTAAATAA
- a CDS encoding DUF456 domain-containing protein: protein MDTTIINIFCLILLFVGILGTFLPVLPGLLLSICGLLIYKFGTDADLPMIYIWAFGILTAASVVLSYVIPAKTNRKYGGTRWGSIGSVIGTIVGIFLPIPLGFLVGMFAGVFIGELLHDSKDMNKALRSTKGALIGFIYGTGFSFVVGVAMFLVVLLNMFNVI from the coding sequence ATGGATACAACTATCATCAATATTTTCTGTCTTATTCTCTTGTTTGTCGGAATACTGGGAACTTTTCTTCCTGTTTTACCCGGGCTTTTGCTTAGTATCTGCGGACTTCTGATCTATAAATTCGGGACGGATGCGGATCTTCCCATGATCTATATCTGGGCTTTCGGGATTCTTACAGCCGCTTCTGTAGTACTCAGCTACGTGATCCCTGCAAAAACCAACAGAAAATATGGAGGAACACGCTGGGGAAGCATCGGTTCTGTGATAGGAACCATTGTGGGAATATTTCTTCCGATTCCCTTGGGTTTTCTTGTGGGAATGTTTGCCGGGGTATTTATCGGCGAGCTGCTTCATGACAGCAAAGACATGAATAAAGCTTTACGGTCTACCAAAGGAGCACTCATTGGGTTCATTTACGGAACAGGATTCAGCTTTGTGGTAGGAGTGGCAATGTTTTTGGTAGTATTACTTAATATGTTCAATGTCATTTAA
- a CDS encoding HD domain-containing protein: MKIQKEIDFILAVDALKNVQRRNYNADDSRRENTAEHSWQIIILAQILYPYAKNRADIDLLRVIRMLSIHDLVEIEAGDTFIFDEKAMVGKFEREKASAQKIFGILDEPLRTEFFNLWLEFEDEKTPDAIFACGIDRIMPFILNSHTSGKSWTEAGVTEKQIRNMLENAISRASDEMGEAFELLLNQNLETEKVVKSL; this comes from the coding sequence ATGAAAATTCAGAAAGAAATAGATTTTATCCTGGCAGTGGATGCTTTGAAAAACGTGCAGCGAAGAAACTATAATGCTGATGACTCCCGAAGAGAAAACACAGCAGAACATTCCTGGCAGATCATTATTCTGGCTCAGATCCTGTATCCCTACGCCAAAAACCGCGCTGATATTGATTTATTAAGAGTTATAAGAATGCTTTCTATTCATGATCTTGTGGAGATAGAAGCCGGAGATACTTTTATTTTTGATGAAAAAGCAATGGTTGGAAAGTTCGAAAGAGAAAAGGCATCTGCCCAAAAGATTTTCGGAATACTGGATGAACCTTTGCGTACAGAATTCTTTAATCTGTGGTTGGAATTCGAAGATGAAAAAACACCGGATGCTATTTTCGCATGTGGAATTGACCGTATCATGCCGTTTATCCTAAATTCCCATACTTCAGGAAAAAGCTGGACGGAAGCCGGAGTAACGGAAAAACAGATCCGCAATATGCTTGAAAATGCCATCAGCAGAGCATCGGATGAAATGGGAGAGGCCTTTGAACTCTTGCTGAACCAAAACCTGGAGACGGAGAAAGTGGTAAAATCACTGTAA